Within the Symbiobacterium terraclitae genome, the region CCACCTCGTCGCCGGGGGAGACCAGCACCTTGACCACCCTGCCGGGCATCGAGGCGCCGAGCTGGTTCGGGTCGCCCTTCCTCGCCTTCGGGCGGCGCACGCCGGCCTCGGCCAGGCGGGCGTCGGGCACCTCGACCTCCCGGGGGAAGCCGTTCAGCTCGAAGAGCACCTCCCGCATGCCGTTGGGCTTCGGGTCCCGCACGTCGATCAGCTTGATGATCAGCGTCTTGCCCCGCTCGATCTCCACCCGCGTCTCCTCGCCGGGGCGGAGGCCGTAGAAGAACGTGGGCGTGTCCACCACGGCCGTGTTGCCGAACTCCTCCTGGTGCCGGGCCAGCTCCTCCACCAGGCCGGGGAACATGATCTCCGAGAGCACCTCCCGCCGGCTGGCAGGGCGGCCCAGCTTCTCCGAGAGCTCCTGCTGCTTCGCCGTGAAGTCGATGGGCGGCAGCAGCTCACCCGGCCGTACGGTGATGGCCTCCCGGCCCTTGAGTACCACCCGCTGCAGGTCGGCGGGCCACCCGCCCGGAGGCTGGCCCATGTACCCGGAGAGCAGCTGCACCACCGACTCGGGGAAGGCCAGGCTCTCGCCCCGCTCCACCAGCTCCTCGGCGGTGCAGATGGAGTTCTGCACCATGAAGAGCGCCAGGTCGCCCACCGCCTTGGAGGAGGGCGTGACCTTCACGATGTCGCCCAGGGCCAGGTTGGCGGTGCGGTAGGCCGCGACCACCTCGGACCAGCGGGCGCCGAGGCCCAGGGAGGCCGCCTGCTGCCTGAGGTTCGAGACCTGCCCGCCGGGCATCTCGTGCAGGTAGGTCTCGGCGGACGTCGCGGCCAGGCCGGACTCCCACGGGGCGTACCAGCGGCGGACCTCCTGCCAGTAGTCTGCCAGCTGCTGCAGGCCGGCGGGGTCGAGCCCCGTGTCACGCTCGTCGCCCTGCAGCGCCGCCACCAGCGTGTTGAGCGAGGGCTGCGAGGTCAGGCCCGAGAGGGAGGAGAGGGCCGCGTCCACGATGTCGACCCCCGCCGCCGCGGCGGCCAGCAGCGTCGCCAGGCCGGTGCCGGCGGTGTCGTGGGTGTGCAGGTGGAGCGGCACGCCCACCTCCTGCTTCAGGGCGGAGATCAGCATGGTCGCCGCCCGGGGCTTCAGGAGGCCGGACATGTCCTTGATGCCGATGATCTGCGCCCCGGCGGCCTCCAGCTCACGGGCGAGGTTCACGTAGTACTTCAGGTCGTACTTGGTGCGGGTGGGGTCGGTGATGTCGCCGGTGTAGCAGAAGGCGACCTCGGCCACCTTGCCCTCGCTGCGCACGGCCTCGATGGCCGGGAGCATGTTGGGCAGCCAGTTGAGCGAGTCGAAGATGCGGAAGATGTCGATGCCGGCCGCCGCCGCCTCCTTGACGAAGGCCTGCACCAGGTTGTCGGGGTAGTTGGCGTAGCCCAGGGCGTTGGCGCCGCGCAGGAGCATCTGGAACGGGATGTTGGGAATGGCCTCCCGGAGCAGCGCCAGCCGCTCCCAGGGGTCCTCCTTCAGGAAGCGCAGCGCGGCGTCGAAGGTGGCGCCGCCCCACATCTCCAGCGAGAAGAGCCCCGAGGCCAGCCGGGCCGTGGCCGGGGCGACGGCCAGCATGTCCCGGGTGCGCACCCGGGTGGCCAGCAGCGACTGGTGGGCGTCCCGCATCGTGGTGTCGGTCACCAGCAGCCGCCGCTCGGACCGGATCCAGTCCACCAGCCCCTGGGCCCCCCGCTCCAGCAGGATCTGCCGGGCGCCGGCGGGGACGGGCCCGTCCGCCTGCGGCAGGGGCAGGTGGCCCCGGGCGGGCGGCTTGGCCCCGGGCGGCACGCCGGGCCCGCCGTTGACCACCACGTGGCCGATGTACCGGAGCAGCTTGGTGCCCCGGTCCCGGCGGGGCGGGAACTG harbors:
- a CDS encoding pyruvate carboxylase — its product is MPAIRRILVANRGEIAIRIFRACTELGKQTVAVYSEQDSLSLHRYKADEAYLIGEGKDPVEAYLDMEGIIRLARQHDVDAIHPGYGFLAENAAFARLCRESGIAFIGPDPEHLEMFGDKVAARQIAREAGLPLPRGTDRPVTSVKEALAFAHEVGYPVIVKAVLGGGGRGMRVVRSDAELRAALERAGSEARAAFGSGDLYLEQYVERPRHIEVQVVADRYGNVVHLYERDCSVQRRHQKLVEIAPSLALTEPQRQEICSAAVRLMARVGYVGAGTVEFLVDPDGRYYFMEVNPRIQVEHTVTEEITGLDIVQAQIRIAEGARLDEALGVPSQAQVHRHGYAIQCRVTTEDPTNDFLPDTGRILAYRSPGGPGVRLDGDNGFPGAVITPYYDSLLVKATTWGLTFEAAAAKMTRVLEEFRIRGVKTNIPFLLNVVRHPRFHRGDVDTNFIADTPELFQFPPRRDRGTKLLRYIGHVVVNGGPGVPPGAKPPARGHLPLPQADGPVPAGARQILLERGAQGLVDWIRSERRLLVTDTTMRDAHQSLLATRVRTRDMLAVAPATARLASGLFSLEMWGGATFDAALRFLKEDPWERLALLREAIPNIPFQMLLRGANALGYANYPDNLVQAFVKEAAAAGIDIFRIFDSLNWLPNMLPAIEAVRSEGKVAEVAFCYTGDITDPTRTKYDLKYYVNLARELEAAGAQIIGIKDMSGLLKPRAATMLISALKQEVGVPLHLHTHDTAGTGLATLLAAAAAGVDIVDAALSSLSGLTSQPSLNTLVAALQGDERDTGLDPAGLQQLADYWQEVRRWYAPWESGLAATSAETYLHEMPGGQVSNLRQQAASLGLGARWSEVVAAYRTANLALGDIVKVTPSSKAVGDLALFMVQNSICTAEELVERGESLAFPESVVQLLSGYMGQPPGGWPADLQRVVLKGREAITVRPGELLPPIDFTAKQQELSEKLGRPASRREVLSEIMFPGLVEELARHQEEFGNTAVVDTPTFFYGLRPGEETRVEIERGKTLIIKLIDVRDPKPNGMREVLFELNGFPREVEVPDARLAEAGVRRPKARKGDPNQLGASMPGRVVKVLVSPGDEVAKGVQLVVTEAMKMENVLTAPRDCRVAEVLVREGDRVEAGDLLVRLEG